The following proteins come from a genomic window of Lolium rigidum isolate FL_2022 chromosome 5, APGP_CSIRO_Lrig_0.1, whole genome shotgun sequence:
- the LOC124658140 gene encoding receptor protein-tyrosine kinase CEPR1-like: protein MVATALCSLPCLLLAVAVLLASRGNNGAAALDAQAAYLSRLKQDFAGPAMARWDFSPAPVVDYCRFQGVVCDGAGGGNVTGIDLTSWRLTGRIPPGICAALPALRELQLGFNDIRGGFPASLLNCSSLETLNLSYSGVSGAVPDLSPMRALRELDMSNNLFTGAFPVASLVNMTSLEVVNFNENPGFDVWRPPEALTRLRRLRVLILSTTSMRGGVPAWLGNMTTLTDLELSGNFLTGRIPPSLGRLANLEFLELYYNELSGAIPDELGNLTRLADVDLSENRLSGAIPDSLCALPRLRVLQVYTNFLAGPIPAVLGNSTQLEILSVYKNQLTGELPANLGRYSDFNVLEVSENLLTGPLPPHACANGNLQYILVLSNLLTGAIPAAYGECSPLLRFRVSNNHLEGEVPPGIFALPHASIVDLSYNHFTGAVSPSIAGAKNLTSLFASDNRLSGVLPPEIADAGSLVKIDLSNNLIAGPIPAELGKMVRLNLLSLQVNRFNGTIPETLADLRSLNVLNLSENALSGQIPEALCALLPNSLDFAGNNLSGPVPPAIIKDGLLESVARNPGLCVAFRLNPRDTTMPMCHKEADKRGLAGSAWIIGACAVVCVVAMLALARRWLMRRWAAQDGDQDGTSSSSPGSRRGHGGSSYDVTSFHKLSFDQHEILEALIEKNIVGHGGSGTVYKIELSSGELVAVKKLWVSSSKQNQKHRGGWGGGEEDEGRELRTEVETLGSIRHKNIVKLYCCYSGADSNLLVYEYMPNGNLWDALHGGGWGFLDWPTRRRVAIGVAQGLAYLHHDLLFAIVHRDVKSSNILLDADFEPKVADFGIAKVIQATASSRGDTTASTTTIAGTYGYLAPEYAYSSKATTKCDVYSFGVVLMELATGRKPIEPEFGETRDIVQWVTAKVAAAAEAEALDKGLAWSPFKEEMVQALRVAVRCTCSIPGLRPTMADVVQMLAESGPTGRTGKTDVKGYSGQQQPKPVAV, encoded by the coding sequence ATGGTAGCCACCGCTCTCTGCTCACTGCCCTGTCTCCTCCTGGCCGTCGCTGTCCTGCTCGCTTCCCGTGGCAACAATGGTGCAGCGGCGTTGGACGCCCAGGCCGCGTACCTGTCTCGTTTGAAGCAGGATTTCGCAGGGCCGGCCATGGCGCGCTGGGACTTCTCTCCGGCGCCGGTGGTCGACTACTGCAGGTTCCAGGGCGTGGTCTGCGACGGCGCAGGTGGCGGCAACGTCACGGGCATCGACCTCACCTCGTGGCGCCTCACCGGCAGGATCCCTCCCGGCATCTGCGCGGCACTGCCGGCGCTCCGGGAGCTCCAGCTCGGCTTCAACGACATCCGCGGCGGGTTTCCCGCGAGCCTCCTCAACTGCTCGTCCCTCGAGACGCTCAACCTCAGCTACTCCGGCGTGTCGGGCGCCGTGCCGGACCTGTCCCCGATGCGCGCGCTCCGGGAGCTCGACATGTCGAACAACCTCTTCACCGGCGCGTTCCCGGTGGCGTCGCTCGTTAACATGACCTCTCTCGAGGTTGTAAACTTCAACGAGAACCCCGGCTTCGACGTGTGGCGGCCGCCGGAGGCGCTCACGCGGCTGCGGCGCCTCCGCGTGCTGATCCTGTCAACGACCTCCATGCGCGGCGGCGTGCCAGCGTGGCTCGGCAACATGACGACGCTCACCGACCTTGAGCTCAGCGGCAACTTCCTCACCGGCCGCATCCCGCCGTCGCTCGGCCGCCTCGCCAACCTCGAGTTCCTAGAGCTCTACTACAACGAGCTCTCAGGCGCCATTCCAGACGAGCTCGGCAACCTCACGCGACTCGCAGATGTCGACTTGTCGGAGAATCGGCTCTCGGGTGCCATCCCGGACTCGCTCTGCGCGCTGCCCAGGCTCCGCGTGCTGCAGGTGTACACCAACTTCCTCGCCGGACCCATCCCGGCGGTGCTGGGCAACTCCACGCAGCTCGAGATCCTGTCCGTGTACAAGAACCAGCTCACCGGCGAGCTCCCCGCAAACCTTGGCCGCTACTCCGATTTCAACGTGCTCGAGGTCTCCGAGAACCTGCTCACGGGCCCGCTGCCGCCGCACGCCTGCGCCAACGGCAACCTCCAGTACATCCTCGTCCTCAGCAACCTCCTCACCGGCGCCATCCCGGCAGCCTATGGCGAGTGCTCGCCGCTGCTCCGGTTCCGCGTCAGCAACAACCACCTCGAGGGCGAGGTGCCTCCGGGCATCTTCGCGCTGCCGCACGCCTCCATCGTGGACCTCTCCTACAACCACTTCACAGGCGCCGTGTCCCCGTCCATCGCCGGCGCCAAGAACCTCACGTCGCTCTTCGCCTCTGACAACCGGCTCTCGGGCGTTCTACCTCCGGAGATCGCGGACGCGGGGAGCCTCGTCAAGATCGACCTGAGCAACAACCTCATCGCCGGCCCGATCCCGGCGGAGCTGGGCAAGATGGTCAGACTGAACCTGCTGTCGCTGCAGGTGAACCGCTTCAACGGCACCATCCCGGAGACTCTAGCCGACCTCCGGAGTCTCAACGTGCTCAACCTGTCGGAGAACGCGCTGTCGGGGCAGATCCCCGAGGCTCTGTGCGCGCTGCTGCCCAACTCGCTGGACTTCGCCGGCAACAACCTGTCCGGGCCGGTGCCGCCGGCGATCATCAAGGATGGGCTCCTGGAGAGCGTCGCCCGCAACCCGGGGCTGTGCGTGGCGTTCCGGCTCAACCCCAGGGACACGACGATGCCGATGTGCCACAAGGAGGCGGACAAGCGAGGGCTCGCCGGGAGCGCGTGGATCATCGGGGCGTGCGCGGTGGTGTGCGTGGTGGCAATGCTGGCGCTTGCGCGGCGATGGCTGATGCGGCGGTGGGCGGCCCAGGACGGGGATCAGGACgggacgtcgtcgtcgtcgccggggtCGAGGAGGGGCCACGGTGGGTCGTCGTACGATGTCACGAGCTTCCACAAGCTGAGCTTCGACCAGCACGAGATCTTGGAGGCCCTGATCGAGAAGAACATCGTGGGACACGGAGGATCCGGCACGGTGTACAagatcgagctgagcagcggcgagctggtggcggtgaagaagctcTGGGTGTCCTCCTCCAAACAGAACCAGAAGCACCGCGGCGGCTGGggtggcggcgaggaggacgaGGGGCGCGAGCTGCGGACGGAGGTGGAGACGCTGGGCAGCATCCGGCACAAGAACATTGTGAAGCTCTACTGCTGCTACTCCGGCGCCGACAGCAACTTGCTCGTGTACGAGTACATGCCCAACGGCAACCTGTGGGACGCGCTGCACGGTGGTGGCTGGGGCTTCCTGGACTGGCCAACGCGCCGCCGCGTGGCCATCGGGGTCGCCCAGGGCCTGGCCTACCTCCACCACGACCTCCTATTCGCCATCGTCCACCGCGACGTCAAGTCCTCCAACATCCTCCTGGACGCCGACTTCGAGCCCAAGGTGGCCGACTTCGGCATCGCCAAGGTGATCCAGGCCACCGCCTCCTCACGCGGCGACACCACGGCGTCCACTACCACCATCGCCGGCACCTACGGGTACCTCGCGCCCGAGTACGCCTACTCCTCCAAGGCCACCACCAAGTGCGACGTGTACAGCTTCGGGGTGGTGCTCATGGAGCTGGCCACGGGGAGGAAGCCCATCGAGCCGGAGTTCGGCGAGACGAGGGACATCGTGCAGTGGGTGACCGCCAAGGTGGCCGCCGCTGCCGAGGCGGAGGCGCTCGACAAGGGGCTCGCGTGGAGCCCATTCAAGGAGGAGATGGTGCAGGCACTGCGCGTCGCCGTCCGGTGCACCTGCAGCATCCCCGGGCTACGACCCACCATGGCCGACGTCGTGCAGATGCTCGCAGAGTCCGGACCCACCGGCCGGACAGGCAAGACCGACGTGAAAGGCTACTCCGGCCAGCAGCAACCCAAACCTGTGGCCGTGTAA